In a single window of the Pseudomonas entomophila genome:
- a CDS encoding universal stress protein: MPRPVLIAIDASPASHALLDLARRYCRPGEHTLHVLLAIDATFAVHDHPTAYTEQEQEEYPAACDEQQLAERAVANAVHTLREAGFDSLGCLVADQPVEAIVAKARELECELIIMGHRHLSRLGRLLDPSISTKVIDRVDVPVLVGAAIHA, from the coding sequence ATGCCCCGCCCGGTCCTGATCGCCATCGACGCCTCCCCCGCCAGCCACGCCTTGCTCGACCTCGCCCGCCGCTACTGCCGCCCGGGCGAACACACCCTGCACGTGCTCCTGGCCATCGACGCGACCTTCGCCGTGCACGACCACCCCACCGCCTACACCGAGCAGGAACAGGAGGAATACCCCGCTGCTTGTGACGAACAGCAACTGGCCGAACGTGCTGTGGCAAATGCCGTACACACCCTGCGCGAAGCTGGGTTCGACAGCCTGGGCTGCCTGGTTGCCGATCAACCGGTGGAGGCCATCGTCGCCAAGGCCCGGGAGCTGGAGTGCGAGTTGATCATAATGGGCCACCGCCATCTGTCGCGGCTGGGGCGGCTGCTGGATCCGTCGATCAGCACCAAGGTGATCGACCGGGTCGATGTACCCGTGTTGGTAGGTGCCGCGATCCACGCCTGA
- a CDS encoding efflux transporter outer membrane subunit has protein sequence MRPVTRLSPLLLVVLLAGCTLGPDFQRPDSEAPKEWAALQGEAAASQPLAEPVELRWWDSFHDPRLSALIQKVTERNLDLRMASARLLQSRALRGTVAADEAPSVDVNAGYSRARNSAEGLNDPSGKAGKSAYNLWQGDLVAGWELDLWGRVRRQVEAADATVEVAENDRRGVLLALLSETAGNYIQLRAVQHTLAVTQDNLNVARHSLKLSEDRQAEGVATRLDVAQASAQVASIESRLPTLEARRDDLINALSLLAAEPPRSLQGELLQSGELPAPQQRFAIGVPSELAERRPDIRLAEARLHAATASIGVAKADFYPSIRLSGSVGFQAMQLSDFGAWDSRRFAFGPQLSLPIFEGGRLKGTLELREAQQQEAALNYRKVVLGAWHEIDDVLRLYNASQLRRDHLAEAVRQNRIALETAQRQYVEGAVDFLNVLTVQSALLASEEQWIDSSAAVSQALVGLYKALGGGWQAFDQV, from the coding sequence ATGAGACCGGTCACACGCTTGAGCCCCCTGCTGCTGGTCGTGCTGCTGGCGGGTTGCACACTCGGGCCGGACTTCCAGCGCCCGGACAGCGAGGCGCCGAAAGAGTGGGCCGCGCTGCAAGGCGAGGCGGCGGCCAGCCAACCCTTGGCCGAGCCCGTGGAGTTGCGCTGGTGGGACAGTTTTCACGACCCACGGCTGAGCGCGCTGATCCAGAAGGTCACCGAGCGCAACCTTGACCTGCGCATGGCCAGCGCGCGCCTGTTGCAGAGCCGCGCCCTGCGCGGCACCGTGGCCGCCGACGAGGCGCCGTCGGTGGATGTGAACGCCGGCTACAGCCGGGCGCGCAACAGCGCCGAAGGGTTGAACGACCCGTCCGGCAAGGCGGGCAAGTCAGCCTACAACCTGTGGCAGGGCGACCTGGTAGCTGGCTGGGAGCTGGACCTGTGGGGGCGTGTGCGCCGTCAGGTCGAGGCTGCCGATGCCACGGTCGAAGTTGCCGAGAACGACCGTCGTGGTGTGCTGCTGGCGTTGCTGTCGGAGACGGCAGGCAACTACATCCAGCTGCGTGCCGTGCAGCACACTCTGGCAGTGACACAGGACAACCTCAACGTCGCGCGACATAGCCTGAAGCTGTCCGAGGATCGTCAGGCCGAAGGTGTCGCGACTCGCCTCGACGTTGCCCAGGCCAGCGCCCAGGTGGCTTCGATCGAGTCGCGCTTGCCGACGCTCGAAGCCCGCCGCGATGACCTGATCAACGCATTGAGCCTGCTGGCCGCCGAACCGCCGCGCAGCTTGCAGGGCGAGTTGTTGCAGAGCGGCGAGTTGCCAGCGCCGCAGCAGCGGTTCGCCATTGGCGTGCCCTCGGAACTGGCCGAACGCCGGCCAGATATCCGTCTGGCCGAAGCACGGTTGCATGCGGCCACCGCCAGCATCGGGGTGGCCAAGGCTGATTTCTACCCGAGCATCCGGTTGTCCGGCAGTGTTGGTTTCCAGGCCATGCAACTGTCCGATTTCGGCGCCTGGGATTCGCGAAGGTTTGCCTTCGGCCCGCAGCTGTCGCTGCCGATCTTCGAAGGTGGGCGGCTCAAGGGCACGCTGGAGTTGCGCGAGGCGCAGCAGCAGGAGGCGGCGCTGAACTACCGCAAGGTGGTGCTGGGGGCCTGGCATGAGATCGACGATGTGCTGCGGCTTTATAACGCCAGCCAGCTGCGCCGCGATCACCTGGCCGAGGCGGTGCGGCAGAACCGCATTGCGCTGGAGACCGCGCAGCGTCAGTACGTGGAAGGGGCGGTGGACTTTCTCAATGTGCTGACGGTGCAGTCGGCTTTGCTGGCCAGCGAGGAGCAATGGATCGACAGCTCGGCGGCGGTGTCGCAGGCGCTGGTGGGGCTGTACAAGGCGCTGGGTGGCGGCTGGCAGGCGTTCGACCAGGTTTGA
- a CDS encoding DUF1656 domain-containing protein, with protein sequence MPREIAFHGVYMPTMTLMFLFALGLAWGLDRFIASHDGYRFFWHPALLRLSLFVCLFGALALSLYW encoded by the coding sequence ATGCCCCGTGAGATCGCCTTCCATGGCGTGTACATGCCCACCATGACCTTGATGTTCCTGTTCGCCCTGGGCCTGGCCTGGGGCCTGGACCGGTTCATCGCCAGCCATGATGGCTACCGTTTCTTCTGGCACCCGGCGCTGCTGCGCCTGTCGCTGTTCGTCTGCCTGTTCGGCGCCCTGGCGCTGTCGCTCTACTGGTGA
- a CDS encoding SDR family oxidoreductase, producing MPTVLITGCSSGIGRALADAFRDAGHEVWATARKAQDVEQLAAAGFTARQLDVNDAAALARLAEELQNLDILINNAGYGAMGPLLDGGVEAMRQQFETNVFALVGVTRALFPLLRRARGLVVNIGSVSGVLVTPFAGAYCASKAAVHGLSDALRLELAPFGVRVMEVQPGAIASQFASNAQQQAEQVLAADSPWWPLREQVQARARASQDHPTPAAMFAQGLLAATRKSPTPALVRLGNGSTALPLMARLLPQRLLDWVLRKRFGLLRPL from the coding sequence ATGCCCACCGTCCTGATCACCGGTTGTTCCAGCGGCATCGGCCGCGCCCTGGCCGACGCCTTCCGCGATGCCGGCCATGAAGTCTGGGCCACCGCCCGCAAAGCACAGGATGTCGAACAACTGGCCGCCGCCGGCTTCACTGCCCGGCAACTGGACGTGAACGACGCCGCAGCCCTCGCCCGCCTGGCCGAGGAACTGCAAAACCTCGACATCCTGATCAACAACGCCGGCTACGGCGCCATGGGCCCGCTGCTGGACGGCGGCGTCGAGGCCATGCGCCAGCAGTTCGAGACCAACGTCTTCGCCCTGGTCGGCGTAACCCGCGCGCTGTTCCCGCTGCTGCGCCGCGCCCGTGGGCTGGTGGTGAACATCGGCAGTGTCTCCGGTGTGCTGGTGACGCCGTTCGCCGGCGCCTACTGCGCTTCGAAAGCGGCCGTGCACGGGCTGAGCGACGCTCTGCGCCTGGAGCTGGCGCCGTTTGGCGTCCGGGTGATGGAAGTGCAGCCGGGTGCGATCGCCTCGCAGTTCGCCAGCAATGCGCAGCAGCAGGCCGAGCAGGTGCTGGCGGCCGACTCGCCGTGGTGGCCGTTGCGAGAACAGGTTCAGGCACGGGCACGGGCCTCGCAGGATCACCCGACACCCGCGGCGATGTTCGCCCAGGGGTTGCTGGCCGCGACGCGCAAGTCGCCGACGCCCGCGTTGGTGAGGTTGGGCAATGGCAGCACAGCCTTGCCGTTGATGGCCCGGCTGTTGCCGCAGCGCCTGCTGGATTGGGTTTTACGCAAGCGTTTCGGACTGTTGCGGCCGCTGTGA
- a CDS encoding MFS transporter — protein sequence MSSLTAPSAALAAAPAPAAPAQTAFGLRVVVGLFGVLLAVLCAGLNEAVTKISLGDIRGAMGIGADEGAWLLAVYSAASVSAMAFAPWLATTFSLRRFTMSAVGLFAVLGLIQPFAPDLHSLMLLRVLQGFASGALPPMLMSVALRFLPPGIKVYGLACYALTATFGPNLGTPLAGLWTEYVGWQWAFWQIILPSLLAIFCVGWGLPQDPLRLERFKQFDWRGVLLGLPAISGIVLGLSLGDRWGWFDSTLICWLLGGGLLLLVLFLYNEWSEPLPFFQLRMLTRRNLSFALLTLAGVLIVLSGVGSIPSAYLAQIQGYRPAQTSPLMMLVAMPQLIALPLTAALCNIRAVDCRWVLATGLAMLAASCVGSSLLTSQWIRGDFYPFYLLQVFGQPMAVLPLLMLSTNGMTPQEGPFASAWFNTVKGLSAVIAGGLLDALGTVRRHFHSNHLVDSLGNAPLVDDGVAGLARRIHEQALVLTSADLYLVMACFAVALICLIPFVPTRIYPPRAVA from the coding sequence ATGAGTTCCCTGACCGCGCCTTCCGCCGCGCTGGCCGCCGCCCCCGCGCCGGCCGCCCCTGCGCAGACGGCATTCGGCCTGCGGGTGGTGGTGGGGCTGTTCGGCGTGTTGCTGGCGGTACTGTGTGCCGGGCTCAACGAGGCGGTGACCAAGATTTCCCTGGGTGACATCCGTGGCGCCATGGGTATCGGTGCCGACGAAGGTGCCTGGCTGCTGGCGGTGTACAGCGCCGCCTCGGTCTCGGCCATGGCCTTCGCGCCCTGGCTGGCCACCACCTTCTCGCTACGCCGCTTCACCATGAGCGCCGTCGGCCTGTTCGCCGTGCTGGGCCTTATCCAGCCGTTCGCCCCCGACCTGCATAGCCTGATGCTGCTGCGTGTGCTGCAAGGCTTCGCCTCGGGCGCCTTGCCGCCGATGCTGATGAGCGTGGCGCTGCGCTTCCTGCCGCCGGGCATCAAGGTCTACGGCCTGGCCTGCTATGCCCTGACCGCCACCTTCGGGCCCAACCTCGGCACGCCGCTGGCGGGCCTGTGGACCGAATACGTCGGTTGGCAGTGGGCGTTCTGGCAGATCATCCTACCGTCGCTGCTGGCGATCTTCTGCGTTGGCTGGGGCCTGCCCCAGGACCCGCTGCGCCTGGAGCGCTTCAAGCAGTTCGACTGGCGTGGCGTGTTGCTCGGCCTGCCGGCGATCAGCGGCATTGTCCTCGGGCTGTCGCTGGGTGACCGCTGGGGCTGGTTCGATTCGACTTTGATCTGCTGGTTGCTCGGCGGCGGCCTGCTGTTGCTGGTGTTGTTCCTGTACAACGAATGGTCCGAGCCGCTGCCGTTCTTCCAACTGCGCATGCTGACCCGGCGCAACCTGAGCTTTGCCCTGCTGACCCTGGCCGGCGTGTTGATCGTGCTGTCGGGCGTGGGCAGCATCCCGTCGGCGTACCTGGCGCAGATCCAGGGCTACCGCCCGGCGCAGACCAGCCCGCTGATGATGCTGGTGGCCATGCCGCAGCTGATCGCTTTGCCGTTGACCGCGGCGCTGTGCAACATCCGCGCGGTGGACTGCCGTTGGGTGCTGGCCACTGGCCTGGCGATGCTGGCAGCGTCGTGCGTGGGCAGCAGCCTGCTGACTTCGCAGTGGATCCGTGGCGACTTCTACCCGTTCTACCTGCTGCAGGTGTTCGGCCAGCCGATGGCGGTGCTGCCGCTGCTGATGCTATCGACCAACGGCATGACCCCGCAGGAAGGCCCGTTCGCCTCGGCCTGGTTCAACACGGTCAAGGGGCTGTCGGCGGTGATCGCCGGTGGCCTGCTCGATGCCTTGGGTACCGTGCGCCGGCATTTCCATTCCAACCACCTGGTCGACAGCCTGGGCAACGCGCCCCTGGTCGACGACGGCGTCGCTGGCCTGGCCAGACGCATCCATGAACAGGCCCTGGTGCTGACCTCGGCCGACCTGTACCTGGTGATGGCGTGCTTCGCCGTCGCCCTGATCTGCCTGATCCCCTTCGTGCCTACCCGGATCTACCCACCGCGCGCGGTGGCCTGA
- a CDS encoding LysR family transcriptional regulator has protein sequence MQLPDMNLLVALDALLDEGSVVGAAQRMNLSPAAMSRTLGRIREAMGDPILVRAGRGLVPTPRALALRDQVRALVEQAGLVFRSGDEVDLPNLDRAFNIRTNDLFIALYGARLLHMMLDQAPNTVLRFVPEHQGDDDLVLRHGQIDLVVSSSIELGPEIKVQSLFDTWFVGLARADHPIFDEVITPERFALYPQISVSRRGRANGPIDVELGSHGVQRRVALITPSFHSAMFSLPESDLILPMPANILGSVKKFGLPLRSFEIPVPLEKVRVMQAWHPRFDNDPAHRWLRQTMRACCAGEP, from the coding sequence ATGCAACTCCCGGACATGAACCTGCTCGTCGCCCTCGATGCCCTGCTCGACGAAGGCAGCGTGGTTGGCGCCGCCCAGCGCATGAACCTGAGCCCGGCGGCCATGAGCCGCACGCTGGGGCGTATCCGCGAGGCCATGGGCGACCCGATCCTGGTGCGCGCTGGCCGGGGCCTGGTGCCTACGCCCCGGGCACTGGCCCTGCGCGACCAGGTGCGGGCACTGGTGGAGCAAGCCGGGTTGGTGTTCCGCAGTGGCGACGAGGTCGACCTGCCCAACCTCGACCGCGCCTTCAACATCCGCACCAACGACCTGTTCATCGCCCTCTACGGCGCCCGCCTGCTGCACATGATGCTCGACCAGGCGCCGAACACCGTGCTGCGCTTCGTGCCCGAGCACCAAGGTGACGACGACCTGGTATTGCGCCATGGGCAGATCGACCTGGTGGTCAGCTCGAGTATCGAGCTGGGGCCGGAGATCAAGGTGCAGAGCCTGTTCGACACTTGGTTCGTCGGGCTGGCGCGGGCGGACCACCCGATCTTCGACGAGGTGATCACCCCGGAGCGTTTTGCCCTGTACCCGCAGATCAGCGTATCGCGGCGCGGGCGGGCCAATGGGCCGATCGATGTGGAACTGGGCAGCCATGGCGTGCAGCGGCGGGTGGCGCTGATCACGCCGAGTTTCCATTCGGCGATGTTCTCGCTGCCCGAGTCGGATTTGATCCTGCCGATGCCGGCTAACATTCTCGGCAGCGTGAAGAAGTTCGGCCTGCCGCTGCGTTCGTTCGAGATTCCGGTGCCATTGGAGAAGGTGCGGGTGATGCAGGCATGGCACCCGCGCTTCGACAACGACCCGGCGCACCGCTGGTTGCGCCAGACCATGCGGGCCTGCTGTGCGGGTGAGCCTTGA
- a CDS encoding FUSC family protein: MSTLSLPLRWLRSLEWRRGFFAWARTDGVTWVYIFKVLAAAFITLWLAMRLELPQPRTAMITVFIVMQPQSGHVFAKSFYRVLGTLAGSAMMIALIALFPQNTELFLPSLALWVGLCSAGAMRYRTFRAYGFVLAGYTAAMIGLPVLQHPDQAFMAAVWRVLEIALGILVSTFVSAAILPQSASAAMRNALYQRFGVFAGVVVEALRGDSQRDRFETSNVRFVAEAVGLESLRNVTAFEDPHMRRRSGRLVRMNSEFMAITTRFNALHRLLERLRARGPLQIVGAIEPGLETLAELLKPYVGRALTDADALRLALELGTYKEGLQAQVRGLRAEYLQTNPSESDLLDFHTAFELLYRFVDEMYSYAETHASLAVHKHEREQWDEPYVAQTSWLVSLAAGVRASAVLLLLGSYWLLSDWPSGAMMTLIATVTVGLSAASPNPKRMSFQMACGTAIGAFIGFFETFFVFPWIDGFPLLCMVLAPVFVLGAFLASRPAYAGYGLGLLVFFAIGSVPNNLTVYDPYTFINDYIGMVIGMFVCAAAGAIILPPNSRWLWSRLEQELREQVLFAIGGRLRGLGSAFESRTRDLLHQAYGLAAGKPQVQSELMGWMFTVLEIGHAIIELRKEQARAPVHPAYAESQPWRQAIRVMGRALARLFLQPSASNHERALVAVDHAISRVQATDEPFARHFDTSVLRRAQSYLHFIRSSLLDPQSPLAPAKGLHDVP, from the coding sequence ATGAGCACACTGAGCTTGCCCCTGCGCTGGCTGCGGAGCCTGGAATGGCGCCGGGGCTTCTTCGCCTGGGCGCGTACCGACGGGGTTACCTGGGTGTACATCTTCAAGGTGCTGGCCGCGGCGTTCATCACCTTGTGGCTGGCCATGCGCCTGGAGCTGCCACAGCCGCGCACGGCGATGATCACCGTGTTCATCGTCATGCAGCCGCAGAGCGGCCACGTATTCGCCAAGAGTTTCTACCGGGTGCTCGGCACCCTGGCCGGCTCGGCGATGATGATCGCGCTGATCGCCCTCTTCCCGCAGAACACCGAGCTGTTCCTGCCCAGCCTGGCGCTGTGGGTGGGCCTGTGCTCGGCGGGGGCCATGCGCTACCGCACCTTCCGTGCCTATGGCTTCGTGCTGGCCGGCTATACGGCGGCGATGATCGGCCTGCCGGTGCTGCAGCACCCCGACCAGGCGTTCATGGCGGCGGTGTGGCGGGTGCTGGAGATCGCCCTGGGGATCCTCGTCTCGACCTTCGTCAGCGCCGCGATCCTGCCGCAGTCGGCCAGTGCCGCCATGCGCAACGCCCTGTACCAGCGCTTCGGCGTGTTCGCCGGGGTGGTGGTCGAGGCCTTGCGCGGCGACAGCCAGCGTGACCGTTTCGAGACCAGCAACGTGCGTTTCGTCGCCGAGGCGGTGGGCCTGGAGAGCCTGCGCAACGTCACCGCCTTCGAAGACCCGCACATGCGTCGGCGTTCTGGTCGCCTGGTGCGCATGAACAGCGAGTTCATGGCCATCACCACGCGCTTCAACGCTCTGCATCGGTTGCTCGAGCGCCTGCGTGCCCGTGGCCCGTTGCAGATCGTCGGCGCCATCGAGCCTGGCCTGGAAACCCTGGCCGAGCTGCTTAAGCCCTATGTGGGCCGGGCCTTGACCGATGCCGATGCCTTGCGCCTGGCACTGGAACTGGGCACCTACAAGGAAGGCCTGCAGGCCCAGGTGCGCGGCCTGCGCGCCGAGTACCTGCAGACCAACCCCAGCGAGTCCGACCTGCTCGATTTCCACACCGCCTTCGAATTGCTCTATCGCTTCGTCGACGAGATGTACAGCTACGCCGAGACCCATGCCTCGCTGGCCGTGCACAAGCACGAGCGTGAACAGTGGGACGAGCCCTATGTAGCCCAGACCAGCTGGCTGGTGTCGCTGGCCGCCGGCGTGCGTGCCTCGGCGGTGCTGTTGCTGCTGGGCAGCTACTGGCTGCTCAGCGACTGGCCCAGCGGCGCCATGATGACCCTGATCGCCACGGTCACCGTGGGCCTGTCGGCGGCCTCGCCGAACCCCAAGCGCATGTCGTTCCAGATGGCCTGCGGCACGGCGATCGGCGCGTTCATCGGGTTCTTCGAGACCTTCTTCGTGTTCCCCTGGATCGACGGTTTCCCGTTGCTGTGCATGGTGCTGGCGCCGGTGTTCGTGCTCGGCGCGTTCCTCGCCTCGCGCCCGGCCTATGCCGGCTACGGCCTGGGCCTGCTGGTGTTCTTCGCCATCGGTTCGGTGCCGAACAACCTGACGGTCTACGACCCCTACACCTTCATCAACGACTACATCGGCATGGTCATTGGTATGTTCGTCTGCGCCGCGGCCGGAGCGATCATCCTGCCGCCGAACAGCCGCTGGCTGTGGAGCCGCCTGGAGCAGGAGCTGCGCGAGCAGGTGCTGTTCGCCATCGGTGGGCGCTTGCGCGGGCTGGGCTCGGCGTTCGAGAGCCGCACCCGCGACTTGCTGCACCAGGCCTATGGCCTGGCCGCAGGCAAACCGCAGGTGCAGAGCGAGCTGATGGGCTGGATGTTCACCGTGCTGGAGATCGGCCACGCCATCATCGAGCTGCGCAAGGAGCAGGCGCGCGCACCGGTGCACCCGGCCTACGCCGAGTCGCAGCCCTGGCGCCAGGCCATCCGTGTGATGGGCCGGGCCCTGGCGCGATTGTTCCTGCAACCCAGCGCCAGCAACCACGAGCGCGCCCTGGTGGCGGTGGACCACGCCATCAGCCGCGTGCAGGCCACCGACGAACCCTTCGCCCGGCACTTCGACACCTCGGTGCTGCGCCGGGCGCAGAGCTACCTGCACTTCATCCGTTCCTCCCTGCTCGACCCACAGTCGCCGCTGGCACCGGCGAAAGGATTGCACGATGTTCCGTGA
- a CDS encoding efflux RND transporter periplasmic adaptor subunit — MKKFFSLIATLLVLAAAVVIGRQLWLHYMTTPWTRDGRVRADIINVAADVPGYVVDVPVKDNQRVKKGDVLIRVDPEHYQLAVDQAKALVASRKATWEMRKVNAKRRADMDNLVISKENRDDASNIADSALADYQHAQAQLAAAELNLKRTQIVATVDGYVTNLNIHKGDYARTGEAVMAVVDEQSFWVYGFFEETKLPHVKVGDVAELQMMSGERIKGHVESIARGIYDRDNPQSRELIADVNPTFNWVRLAQRVPVRIHIDEVPDGFLLAAGTTCTVVVKPSDD; from the coding sequence ATGAAAAAGTTCTTCAGCCTGATCGCCACCCTGCTGGTGCTGGCCGCTGCCGTGGTGATCGGCCGCCAGTTGTGGCTGCACTACATGACCACGCCCTGGACCCGCGACGGCCGGGTGCGCGCCGACATCATCAACGTTGCCGCCGATGTGCCGGGCTATGTGGTGGATGTACCGGTCAAGGATAACCAGCGCGTGAAGAAGGGCGACGTGCTGATCCGCGTCGACCCCGAGCACTACCAGCTGGCGGTGGACCAGGCCAAGGCGCTGGTGGCCTCGCGCAAGGCTACCTGGGAGATGCGCAAGGTCAACGCCAAGCGCCGCGCCGACATGGACAACCTGGTGATCTCGAAAGAAAACCGCGACGACGCCAGCAACATCGCCGACTCGGCGTTGGCCGACTACCAGCACGCCCAGGCCCAACTGGCCGCCGCCGAGCTGAACCTCAAGCGCACGCAGATCGTCGCCACCGTCGATGGCTACGTGACCAACCTGAACATCCACAAGGGCGACTACGCCCGCACCGGCGAGGCGGTGATGGCGGTGGTGGATGAGCAGTCGTTCTGGGTGTATGGCTTCTTCGAGGAGACCAAGCTGCCCCATGTGAAAGTGGGTGATGTGGCCGAGTTGCAGATGATGAGCGGCGAGCGGATCAAGGGGCATGTGGAGAGCATCGCCCGGGGTATCTATGACCGCGACAACCCGCAGAGCCGTGAGTTGATCGCCGATGTGAACCCGACCTTCAACTGGGTGCGGCTGGCGCAACGGGTGCCGGTGCGGATTCACATCGACGAGGTGCCGGACGGGTTCCTGCTGGCGGCGGGCACCACGTGCACGGTGGTGGTCAAGCCGAGCGACGACTGA
- a CDS encoding HlyD family secretion protein, producing the protein MTNKRKTLFIGSVLAVAVLAATLGPWLFGSDHRQSTNDAYVTADYTVVAPKVAGFIKEVLVEDNQQVKAGQLLATIDARDYQAALDAAQAQLLVAKAQSLDARATLERQAALIAQAEAAVKAAQAEAAFADHEVTRYGRLAEQGAGTVQNAQQARSRVDQARARLANTQAALVATRKQVDILQAQVASADGQFKRAEAGLEKAQLDLSYTRITAPLDGMVGERALRVGAYVNPGARLLSVVPLAHAYIVGNFQETQLTHVQPGQPVSITVDTFSGEKLQGHVESIAPATGVTFAAVKPDNATGNFTKVVQRIPVKIVFDDGQPLLERLRVGMSVEATIDTQGDRLAGKEVTVR; encoded by the coding sequence ATGACCAACAAGCGCAAGACACTCTTCATCGGCTCGGTGCTCGCCGTCGCCGTGCTGGCCGCCACCCTCGGGCCCTGGCTGTTCGGCAGCGATCATCGGCAAAGCACCAATGACGCCTACGTCACCGCCGATTACACCGTGGTCGCGCCCAAGGTGGCCGGCTTCATCAAGGAGGTGCTGGTGGAGGACAACCAGCAAGTGAAGGCCGGCCAGTTGCTGGCAACCATCGATGCGCGCGACTACCAGGCCGCCCTCGACGCCGCCCAGGCCCAGTTGCTGGTGGCCAAGGCGCAGAGCCTGGATGCCCGCGCCACCCTCGAGCGCCAGGCCGCGCTGATCGCCCAGGCCGAGGCCGCGGTGAAGGCAGCCCAGGCCGAGGCGGCTTTCGCCGACCATGAAGTGACCCGCTACGGCCGCCTGGCCGAGCAGGGCGCTGGCACCGTGCAGAACGCCCAGCAGGCGCGCAGCCGGGTCGACCAGGCCCGCGCACGCCTGGCCAACACCCAGGCGGCGCTGGTGGCCACGCGCAAGCAGGTGGACATCCTCCAGGCCCAGGTGGCCAGTGCCGACGGGCAGTTCAAGCGGGCCGAGGCGGGGCTGGAAAAGGCCCAGCTGGACCTGTCCTACACCCGCATCACCGCGCCGTTGGACGGCATGGTCGGCGAGCGCGCCTTGCGCGTCGGTGCCTACGTCAATCCGGGGGCGCGCCTGCTGTCGGTGGTACCGCTGGCCCATGCCTATATCGTCGGCAACTTCCAGGAAACCCAGCTGACCCATGTGCAGCCGGGCCAACCGGTGAGCATCACGGTCGACACCTTCTCCGGCGAGAAACTCCAGGGCCATGTCGAAAGCATCGCCCCGGCCACCGGCGTTACCTTCGCCGCAGTGAAGCCGGACAATGCCACCGGCAACTTCACCAAGGTGGTGCAGCGTATTCCGGTGAAGATCGTCTTCGACGACGGTCAGCCGCTGCTCGAACGCCTGCGCGTGGGCATGTCGGTGGAGGCGACCATCGATACCCAGGGCGACAGGTTGGCGGGCAAAGAGGTGACTGTGCGATGA